One segment of Cohaesibacter intestini DNA contains the following:
- a CDS encoding glycoside hydrolase family 2 protein — MVLERSELAENALQCLHDEAYDLPYNNQALNHQTMLFVEGREAESLNGSWNFCVDLLDTGLRQKWFALEKMDPIDRIEPYDYDPYMGEQVEVPSNWQMLKEKWYFFEGSAWYSRPLMIDKLSADERKFLRIGAAQYDCKIFLNGDFLGNHYGGSTPFCVELTDALREGENWLMLCVNNTRTTDRVPMRNTDWFNYGGLYREVALYTTPKTIIRDLYVALVADGTYSRIAVEVQVDGPARGDVEFSIPGLRLYASLTPNENGLAKAVLEASPELWSPDTPKLYDVVASIGDDEVRDRVGFRQIEQIGAELRLNGAPLFLRGISVHEDDFDTGKVTCENDIRRRFEHARELNCNFLRLAHYPHHELASKIADEMGFLLWEEIPVYWAIDFENPATYKDAQNQLIELIKRDRNRASVIIWSVGNENPDTDARLDFMRSLAQTAKAYDPTRLTSAACLINHAKKKIEDRLSDYIDVIGINEYYGWYEENFEDLVEIGINSAPDKPVVISETGADADISSTGPKAGLFSEAYQTHVYERQIETLRALDYVKGISPWILYDFRVERRQNMFQQGRNKKGLIAGDKQTKKEAFHKLAAFYAQKQQEQEACKNKNGK; from the coding sequence ATGGTCCTCGAACGTTCCGAACTGGCCGAAAACGCGCTCCAATGCCTCCATGACGAGGCTTATGATCTGCCCTATAACAATCAGGCGCTCAACCACCAGACCATGCTGTTTGTTGAAGGTCGTGAGGCCGAAAGTCTCAACGGGTCGTGGAACTTCTGCGTTGATCTGCTGGATACTGGCCTGCGCCAGAAATGGTTCGCTCTGGAAAAGATGGACCCGATTGATCGGATCGAACCCTATGATTACGATCCCTATATGGGCGAACAGGTCGAGGTGCCTTCCAACTGGCAGATGCTGAAGGAGAAATGGTACTTCTTTGAAGGCAGTGCCTGGTATTCTCGCCCCTTGATGATCGACAAATTATCCGCTGACGAGCGCAAGTTCCTGCGCATTGGCGCGGCCCAATATGACTGCAAGATTTTTCTCAATGGAGATTTTCTGGGCAACCATTATGGTGGCTCCACCCCATTCTGCGTCGAGCTGACCGATGCGCTCCGCGAAGGGGAAAACTGGTTGATGCTCTGCGTGAATAACACGCGCACGACGGATCGTGTGCCCATGCGCAACACCGACTGGTTCAATTATGGTGGCCTCTATCGCGAGGTGGCGCTCTACACCACACCCAAAACCATCATTCGGGATCTCTATGTGGCTTTGGTGGCTGATGGGACCTATTCACGCATTGCCGTGGAAGTTCAGGTCGACGGCCCGGCGCGGGGCGATGTGGAGTTTTCCATTCCCGGATTGCGCCTCTATGCCAGCCTGACGCCGAATGAGAACGGCCTCGCCAAGGCGGTCCTCGAAGCCTCGCCAGAACTGTGGTCCCCTGACACGCCGAAGCTTTATGATGTGGTCGCAAGCATCGGTGACGACGAGGTGCGCGACCGGGTCGGTTTCCGCCAGATCGAACAGATCGGCGCCGAGCTGCGGTTGAATGGCGCGCCATTGTTCCTGCGCGGCATCTCCGTGCATGAGGATGATTTCGATACTGGCAAGGTGACATGCGAGAATGACATCCGCCGCCGTTTTGAGCATGCGCGTGAATTGAACTGCAATTTCCTGCGCCTGGCCCATTATCCGCATCATGAACTGGCATCGAAGATTGCCGATGAAATGGGCTTCCTGCTGTGGGAAGAGATCCCTGTCTACTGGGCCATCGACTTCGAGAATCCGGCCACTTACAAGGATGCCCAGAATCAGCTGATCGAGTTGATCAAGCGCGACCGCAACCGCGCCAGCGTTATCATCTGGTCGGTCGGCAACGAAAATCCGGACACCGATGCCCGCCTTGATTTCATGCGCTCATTGGCCCAAACCGCCAAGGCCTATGATCCGACCCGCCTGACATCGGCAGCCTGCCTGATCAACCATGCCAAAAAGAAGATCGAGGATCGCCTGTCTGACTATATCGACGTGATTGGCATCAACGAATATTACGGCTGGTATGAAGAGAATTTCGAGGATCTGGTCGAAATCGGCATCAACAGTGCACCAGACAAGCCGGTGGTGATTTCCGAAACCGGGGCCGATGCGGACATCAGCAGCACCGGACCCAAGGCCGGGCTCTTCAGCGAAGCCTATCAGACTCATGTTTATGAACGGCAGATTGAGACTTTGCGTGCCTTGGACTATGTAAAGGGGATTTCTCCGTGGATTCTGTATGACTTCCGTGTTGAGAGACGCCAGAATATGTTCCAGCAGGGCCGCAACAAGAAAGGCCTGATCGCCGGAGACAAACAGACCAAGAAGGAAGCCTTTCACAAGCTCGCGGCATTCTATGCACAGAAGCAGCAAGAGCAAGAGGCTTGCAAGAACAAGAACGGGAAGTGA
- a CDS encoding FCD domain-containing protein, with translation MIPEAGKRRYQEVAEALKKEMIEQHLIVGTRLRTERQISDDFEVSRSVVREAIIMLEIEGLVSVRKGSGTYIARLPNQSEKTEMARSDIGPFELLQARQLLESNIAAFAATMVTKNDITRMQEALDMEIQAIEAGRDDYDGDEWFHRLIAESTQNSVLVDMVADMWRLREGNKIWDGLHARIFDESYRKQWLDDHQQILTALNRKDPGKARDAMWNHLENVRNTLLILSDVEDPKFDGYLFKTPKVIKLNKP, from the coding sequence ATGATCCCGGAAGCTGGCAAGAGACGCTACCAGGAAGTCGCAGAGGCGCTGAAAAAGGAGATGATCGAGCAGCATCTCATTGTCGGCACGCGTTTGCGCACCGAACGGCAGATCTCTGATGACTTCGAAGTGTCCCGCTCCGTTGTACGCGAAGCCATCATTATGCTCGAGATTGAAGGGCTGGTTTCGGTGCGCAAAGGCTCGGGCACCTATATCGCCCGGTTGCCCAACCAGTCCGAGAAGACCGAAATGGCGCGCAGTGACATCGGCCCGTTCGAGCTGTTGCAGGCCCGTCAGCTGTTGGAGAGCAACATTGCGGCCTTTGCGGCGACCATGGTCACCAAGAATGACATCACGCGCATGCAGGAAGCGCTTGATATGGAAATTCAGGCCATTGAGGCCGGGCGTGACGATTATGATGGTGATGAGTGGTTCCACAGGCTGATCGCCGAGTCCACCCAGAATAGCGTATTGGTCGACATGGTTGCTGATATGTGGCGGCTGCGCGAGGGCAACAAGATTTGGGATGGCCTGCATGCCCGCATCTTTGATGAAAGCTATCGCAAGCAATGGCTCGATGACCATCAGCAGATCCTGACCGCCCTCAATCGCAAGGATCCGGGCAAGGCACGGGATGCCATGTGGAACCATCTGGAGAATGTCCGCAACACCCTGTTGATCCTGTCCGATGTCGAGGACCCGAAATTTGACGGCTACTTGTTCAAGACCCCAAAGGTCATCAAGCTCAACAAGCCGTAA